The Paramormyrops kingsleyae isolate MSU_618 chromosome 11, PKINGS_0.4, whole genome shotgun sequence genome includes a window with the following:
- the map1aa gene encoding microtubule-associated protein 1A isoform X4 — translation MDGVTEFTEYVSETVDVPSPFDLLEPPTSGGFLKLSKPCCYIFPGGRGDSALFAVNGFNILVDGGSERRSCFWKLVRHLDRIDSILITHIGADNLPGVNGLLQRKIAEQDEEQSQGSTTYSDWMKNLISPELGVVFFNVPDKLRMPESTLKVKRSIEEASLTLQYLSKLGIKPEPLFRVVSNTIEPITLFHKMGVGRLDMYVLNPVKDSKEMQFLMQKWAGNSKAKTGIVLPSGKEGEISVPYLTSVTALVVWLPASPTEKIVRVLFPGNAPQNKILEGLERLKHLEFLRYPVATQKDISSGSPPPLMKQTKMKQRTDSKESLKSASKIQAAVKLEKKDTDGQEEVSIAETKSDSVKENKIEKKVDKKIKESDKPVKPLKAKSETMDSIKQEKKKLSKEKSIKKNIKEKASKMDEKKDKEKKELKKEKREIKKDDVAKRDEKKEAKLKEDKKKEATKPELRKITKPDLKPFTPEVRKTLHKAKVHVKPKTDKNKIKDAKEHVAEQIPTSVPETKDIQPKPEEQVTVDEKSRVSTPEDLTKDFEELKKDEVSSLEAEPAKDALLVSELSAGDTAIASPLPEEEAEKKIDSEALTDAKLPVLESPDEGIMTTDAETESPREEKKLTQEKAESVEKAGDKYEDEGAAMGEEDEEEDEKVEKTVEKKTVEEEEDMGMGEEEDEGKWKEEKETEAVDRKHEEEEMEKCEKYAIKTEIKEQLAKIEPEEDEEEDGDVIEKAELEEAEDVHITGEEELKVKSEESQKEKLEKKWDTVTPKETSQDKGEKDVDAYVSDVGPPTTAVTATGQGATAAEHVSYIQDETIPGYSETEQTISDEEIHEETEDRIPHLRYEVGAYDISVPDETGSFDTIHGMREMKGAAIHDVSDLTAKGFIEGQDPALAVFSTNVIAAPLAEEEHISSATSITECDKLSSFATSVAEDQSIASVTAAQTEETGKSSLLLDTVNSIPSSTRTEATQGKEYVHSAGTISPTSSLEEDKYFKSPPSEEYQLHLLEVEAGIKTVQVHDEEEEEEEEDEDQTPNVDIPLGKLQESYGLFQDKDFEKLPLSVSVATSETAGDMELVYPPVMDEKKDSVTKEDILFGVTKKSPSPPPSFSSALAMESSAESEERSFSPDDITVKMTSQSGPTSAGHTPFHQSPVEENNETSEIQQPALKAEDIKDIAELQFSKGDKFEAFAIPDADKFPFLEKDTQGIITSAQKKDEIFPDKGQFLQEEAKPTSFEGDCPIETSLTKKENEKDFQTLNISLEKVVYDDSEEEEDRKSDFRASHKKYVEEKESRFLDDDDTCEDDLLSTEKVKEEVKRHEQEQSFETTYLQTTQRMGVKAPEASYLHQEIKSDVQDSDEEDDEGDAVCMGGAGSRPLSVEPIKLDYTSQDLQSGIGETINQSKESYASTLSSVVLPKEEVEMLPQTVAKDQGRHLHAVSPEPEEEGSSPMKMSSTTISSADTTTTTSGSAMKTEPTSYPTTIENTSMCSILSSTDSQGSAEESSQPEILMPSVITKKDEDYYSNEMRGLASKEEEKPGKEAKWEMEKEQEPAFPGVVSPSSYFLLEKDVVEKSFSDKEDAEEKEKHVTSKYSPEEKEIPIDDKWDVTETLQRSEKLEDVATDDNKAAMHSSVGERFEDEAAFSTEEHHKEEAVSFSRVDYHAETLTETEKSVHFSLGVFPDHEDREKGQQEEHRREVRQDTPFVSGKTFTYTEIYENKSALEKEPYSCLSSYEPDYYLDNLNMETNIEKTEEKSTHSSLPVTTEVKAKEEEKYSLSTFTEESSSLTWSQSKQEGPISTVTTHDDVPEKKTIVEEVKEKDSAEKEKGKLSMAEEQDSSSSHLVDKKDLSPQAKSESKDTQLGAFHPESPESPEPHIDDNIMASEYSVKTSTVASKSMMYYEKDEVSEKDSMRLKMEDEDDDDDDDDEQDQLGVEKGVSDSDVEKGAKEESEKEFRSTFVDAVSSKVQLTGILKEDEKVKENIPSTSVKPSTPEPFETPVSSSIQKTGAEDFLKKTMSDTTSSLSGYYTEIGTTESKEFSYEFEHPDPKDSKDSTITSQLLRKEQDHETLDHLHFSVSKPREDKYGFGEKDEVEKQTTPDILSKTSGDSASLAFTYATTSATAYSSSSSYSHPSSASASLSASRQSGEELETPATTSETLFKPDVDSACFEYSSFKEEQSLVMDSPFSSSGGLIKDEYLEVSDKLTPATTTAESASSLTRFSPLSPFEEVKPFPPLSSVPCEEAKDHQALKSTTTDKGQHAESFVKPVSTDVSKSPECPRVPDPCSQLPPKEPTPRSLFDVSPLQRADSVEKHQRDETEVSEEENYECEMEQSTLPCRIECQRVSSTIPAEEKKTTQPMFEQQVTTQPSITSTLPDVLTSYTSPSQQTSQSASANGPLEVSASSSEVPVEGTASQWTEKPGQQSTEQKEDKPIGHAEKKDEKEKQSSGEVEQQIGKCPEAFPPQYQEDDDKEEEKLERPARPLSLASADQSFHSSFQPDAFGKAGDDSNLPSDVGMEATSSHTSSASAGYSSYEYKHNKGEISPSFINPSPHQLSTDEEEEDEGSDQSQEGDDNQPSVKRRSRKEQRHHTHSKPGDDTGSHHHPGAMAAGFALAGEETPPTSVSESLPTQSDSDVPPETEECPSITAEGNLDSDEDAEYLPVDKSTIAGGSSHHVSSSRSHDPPPAPMKDPFPHPPHPDVCMVDPEVLPNDTNYTDKLLKKDGKTNKVVRKSLNKPKSSSPARKTDTRGKKSPIPVKQASKGPSPRASLKKEAEKTSKLSRMSDGQGSREEKDEVSKSSQNPGKGLVNGIKSSIGSSSQKSSSVVPPGPPIYVDLAYIPNHCSAKNVDQEFFKRVRAAYYVVSGNDTANGEPSRGVLDALLDGKAQWGSNLQVTLIPTHDTEVTREWYQQTHEKQQELNVMVLASSSTVVMQDESFPACKIEF, via the exons ATGGACGGAGTCACAGAATTCACGGAGTACGTCTCCGAGACGGTGGACGTTCCATCGCCTTTCGACCTCTTGGAGCCGCCGACCTCTGGAGGCTTCCTGAAGCTATCTAAACCCTGCTGCTATATTTTCCCTGGTGGGAGAGGAGACTCTGCCTTGTTTGCAGTTAATGGCTTTAACATCCTGGTAGATGGAGGCTCCGAACGAAGATCTTGCTTCTGGAAGCTTGTCAGGCATCTGGACCGTATTGATTCCATTCTCATTACTCACATTGGAGCCGATAATCTCCCGGGTGTCAATGGACTCCTTCAGAGAAAGATTGCCGAACAAGATGAGGAGCAGTCGCAGGGGTCTACCACCTACAGCGACTGGATGAAGAACCTGATTTCACCAGAGCTGGGTGTGGTGTTTTTTAATGTCCCCGATAAACTTCGAATGCCTGAATCAACATTGAAGGTGAAACGGAGTATCGAGGAAGCCTCATTGACCTTACAGTACCTTAGCAAGCTCGGGATCAAGCCTGAGCCTCTCTTCAGAGTGGTCAGCAACACCATTGAGCCCATCACACTATTCCACAAGATGGGTGTCGGCAGGCTTGACATGTATGTTCTGAATCCTGTGAAGGACAGCAAGGAAATGCAATTCCTCATGCAGAAGTGGGCAGGAAACAGCAAGGCTAAAACTGGAATTGTCCTGCCCAGTGGAAAAGAGGGAGAAATATCGGTTCCTTATCTGACATCTGTTACCGCTCTCGTGGTATGGCTCCCGGCTAGCCCCACAGAGAAGATCGTTAGAGTTTTGTTTCCTGGAAATGCACCGCAGAACAAAATCTTAGAAGGCCTTGAAAGGTTAAAGCACCTGGAGTTCTTGCGATATCCAGTGGCTACTCAGAAGGACATATCCTCCGGCAGTCCTCCTCCTCTAATGAAACAAACGAAAATGAAGCAGAGGACTGACAGCAAAGAAAGTCTTAAATCTGCCTCCAAGATACAGGCGGCGGTAAAGCTTGAGAAGAAAGATACAGACGGACAAGAAGAGGTTTCAATCGCAGAAACAAAAAGTGACTCTGTGAAGGAGAACAAGATTGAAAAGAAAGTGGACAAGAAAATCAAAGAGAGTGACAAACCGGTCAAGCCGCTCAAGGCCAAATCGGAAACAATGGACTCGATAAAACAGGAGAAGAAGAAATTATCAAAAGAAAAGTCAATCAAGAaaaatatcaaagaaaaggcATCCAAGATGGACGAGAAAAAGGATAAAGAGAAGAAGGAGTTGAAAAAGGAAAAgcgtgaaataaaaaaagacgATGTCGCTAAAAGAGATGAGAAAAAAGAGGCTAAATTGAAGGAGGACAAAAAGAAAGAGGCGACTAAACCAGAATTAAGAAAGATCACTAAACCCGATCTGAAGCCCTTTACCCCTGAGGTCAGGAAGACCCTGCACAAGGCCAAGGTGCATGTCAAACCTAagacagacaaaaacaaaattaaagatGCCAAGGAACATGTCGCTGAACAAATTCCCACATCAGTACCAGAAACTAAGGACATCCAGCCCAAACCTGAAGAGCAGGTAACAGTGGATGAAAAGTCTAGGGTTTCCACACCAGAAGACCTTACTAAGGATTTTGAAGAACTCAAAAAAGATGAGGTTTCCAGTCTGGAAGCGGAGCCTGCAAAAGATGCACTCCTAGTTTCAGAGCTTTCTGCAGGTGATACTGCCATCGCAAGCCCTCTCCCAGAGGAAGAAGCTGAGAAAAAGATCGATTCCGAAGCTTTGACCGATGCAAAACTTCCAGTGTTGGAGTCTCCAGATGAAGGGATAATGACTACAGATGCTGAAACTGAATCTCCTCGGGAAGAAAAGAAGCTGACACAAGAGAAAGCTGAATCGGTAGAAAAAGCTGGAGATAAATATGAGGATGAAGGTGCAGCTATGGGGGAAGAAGATGAGGAAGAAGATGAAAAGGTAGAGAAAACAGTTGAGAAGAAAACTgtggaagaagaagaagatatGGGAATGggggaggaggaagatgaaggaAAATGGAAGGAGGAGAAGGAAACGGAGGCAGTAGACAGGAAGCATGAAGAAGAGGAGATGGAGAAGTGTGAAAAATAtgcaataaagactgaaatAAAAGAGCAGCTCGCAAAGATTGAACCCGAGGAagatgaggaagaggatggaGATGTGATAGAAAAGGCAGAACTGGAGGAAGCAGAAGATGTACACATAACAGGTGAGGAAGAGTTGAAAGTTAAAAGTGAGGAGAGCCAAAAAGAAAAGCTTGAGAAGAAGTGGGACACTGTGACACCAAAAGAGACATCACAGGACAAAGGAGAAAAGGACGTAGACGCTTATGTGTCTGATGTTGGGCCTCCTACCACTGCTGTTACAGCAACAGGACAGGGTGCCACTGCAGCAGAACACGTTTCCTATATTCAGGATGAGACTATTCCTGGTTATTCAGAAACTGAACAGACCATTTCTGATGAAGAAATTCATGAAGAGACTGAGGACAGGATTCCACACCTCCGCTATGAGGTTGGTGCCTATGACATTTCTGTCCCTGATGAAACGGGCTCCTTTGATACCATTCATGGCATGAGAGAGATGAAAGGTGCTGCCATTCATGATGTGTCAGATCTAACAGCAAAGGGATTCATAGAAGGTCAGGACCCTGCCCTAGCTGTGTTCTCCACCAATGTCATTGCAGCACCTTTAGCAGAAGAGGAGCACATCTCCTCTGCTACGTCAATTACTGAATGTGATAAATTGTCCTCTTTTGCCACTTCTGTTGCTGAAGATCAGTCCATAGCATCGGTGACAGCTGCTCAGACTGAAGAAACTGGAAAAAGCTCCTTGCTACTTGATACCGTCAACAGCATTCCATCATCTACAAGAACTGAGGCCACACAGGGGAAAGAATATGTACACTCTGCTGGGACCATTTCACCTACTTCCTCTTTAGAAGAGGACAAGTACTTCAAGTCACCCCCTTCTGAGGAATATCAGCTACATCTGTTGGAAGTTGAAGCTGGAATAAAGACTGTACAGGTTCATgatgaggaagaagaagaggaagaagaagacGAAGACCAAACACCTAACGTTGACATTCCACTAGGCAAACTTCAAGAAAGCTATGGGTTGTTTCAAGACAAAGACTTTGAGAAGCTTCCTTTGTCCGTGTCAGTGGCCACCTCAGAAACTGCTGGGGATATGGAATTAGTGTATCCCCCAGTTATGGATGAAAAGAAGGATTCTGTCACCAAAGAGGACATCTTATTTGGAGTTACTAAAAAATCTCCCTCCCCGCCACCTTCTTTTTCAAGTGCTTTAGCAATGGAGTCCAGTGCAGAAAGTGAAGAGAGAAGTTTTAGTCCAGATGACATCACTGTGAAGATGACCTCGCAGTCTGGGCCAACTAGTGCAGGCCATACTCCTTTTCACCAGTCACCTGTGGAAGAAAATAATGAAACTTCTGAAATTCAACAGCCAGCTTTGAAAGCAGAAGATATAAAGGATATTGCAGAACTACAATTCAGTAAAGGTGACAAATTTGAAGCATTTGCAATTCCAGATGCTGACAAATTTCCATTTTTAGAAAAAGATACCCAAGGCATTATAACATCAGCGCAAAAGAAAGATGAGATTTTCCCTGATAAAGGACAGTTTCTTCAAGAGGAGGCCAAGCCAACTTCTTTTGAGGGAGACTGTCCAATAGAAACATctctaacaaaaaaagaaaatgagaagGATTTTCAAACATTAAATATTTCTTTAGAAAAGGTAGTATATGATGACtcagaagaggaagaggacagGAAGAGTGATTTTAGAGCAAGCCACAAAAAATATGTTGAGGAAAAGGAAAGTCGGTTCTTAGATGATGACGATACTTGTGAAGATGACTTGCTCAGTACAGAGAAGGTAAAGGAAGAAGTGAAAAGACATGAACAGGAGCAGAGCTTTGAGACTACCTACCTGCAAACCACACAGAGAATGGGGGTTAAAGCGCCCGAGGCCTCTTATTTACACCAAGAAATCAAGTCTGATGTTCAGGACTCAGATGAAGAAGATGACGAAGGGGATGCTGTTTGTATGGGTGGAGCAGGATCTAGACCTTTATCAGTAGAGCCAATCAAATTAGATTACACGTCTCAAGACCTACAGTCAGGTATAGGTGAGACCATTAACCAATCAAAAGAAAGCTATGCATCCACACTTTCCTCTGTTGTACTGCCAAAAGAAGAGGTTGAGATGTTACCTCAAACTGTTGCCAAAGATCAAGGAAGACATTTGCATGCAGTCTCACCTGAACCAGAGGAGGAAGGCTCATCCCCAATGAAAATGAGCAGCACAACAATCTCCTCTGCagatactactactactaccagTGGCTCTGCTATGAAGACTGAACCTACTTCTTACCCTACCACTATTGAAAACACATCGATGTGCTCAATACTTTCTAGCACTGACAGTCAAGGTAGTGCTGAGGAGTCCTCTCAACCAGAAATTTTGATGCCCTCAGTGATTACAAAAAAAGATGAAGATTATTACTCTAATGAAATGCGAGGATTGGCTTCCAAAGAAGAGGAGAAGCCTGGAAAAGAGGCAAAGTGGGAAATGGAGAAGGAGCAAGAACCAGCTTTCCCCGGCGTAGTTTCACCTTCTTCATATTTTCTTCTGGAAAAGGATGTGGTAGAAAAGTCATTTTCAGACAAGGAAGATGCAGAAGAAAAAGAGAAACATGTTACATCAAAATATAGTCCTGAGGAAAAGGAAATACCAATAGATGATAAATGGGATGTAACTGAGACACTACAGAGATCTGAAAAACTAGAAGATGTGGCTACGGATGACAATAAGGCAGCCATGCATTCATCAGTTGGTGAAAGGTTTGAAGATGAAGCAGCTTTCTCTACAGAGGAACATCATAAAGAAGAAGCAGTATCATTCAGCAGAGTTGATTACCACGCAGAAACTTTGACAGAGACTGAAAAAAGTGTTCATTTCAGTCTCGGTGTGTTTCCAGACCATGAAGACCGTGAAAAAGGCCAACAAGAAGAGCATAGAAGGGAAGTGAGGCAAGACACACCTTTTGTGAGTGGAAAAACCTTTACTTACACTGAGAtttatgaaaacaaatcagCTCTGGAAAAAGAACCATATTCATGTCTTTCCAGCTATGAGCCAGATTACTACCTTGATAATTTGAACATGGAAACAAATATTGAGAAAACTGAAGAAAAGAGCACACACTCTTCTCTTCCTGTGACGACAGAGGTTAAGGCCAAGGAAGAAGAGAAATACAGTTTAAGCACATTTACTGAAGAGTCATCTTCATTAACATGGAGTCAGTCAAAACAAGAGGGGCCAATTTCCACTGTTACAACACACGATGATGTTCCTGAAAAAAAAACCATAGTAGAAGAGGTGAAAGAAAAAGATTCagcagagaaagagaaagggaAACTCTCCATGGCTGAGGAACAAGACTCATCCTCCAGTCACTTGGTAGATAAGAAAGATCTGTCCCCTCAAGCTAAGTCTGAGAGTAAAGACACCCAACTTGGTGCATTCCATCCTGAGTCACCTGAATCTCCAGAGCCTCACATAGATGACAACATTATGGCATCGGAGTATTCTGTGAAAACCAGCACTGTTGCATCTAAATCTATGATGTATTATGAGAAGGATGAAGTTTCAGAGAAAGACAGTATGAGGTTGAAAATGgaagatgaggatgatgatgatgatgatgatgatgagcaAGATCAGCTTGGGGTGGAGAAGGGTGTCAGCGATTCAGATGTTGAGAAAGGAGCCAAAGAGGAATCTGAAAAAGAATTCAGAAGCACATTTGTTGATGCAGTAAGCTCAAAAGTCCAGCTGACTGGAATTTTAAAGGAAGATGAAAAAGTAAAGGAAAATATCCCTTCTACAAGCGTAAAACCTTCCACACCAGAACCCTTTGAAACCCCTGTTAGCAGTAGTATCCAAAAGACAGGGGCTGAGGATTTTCTTAAAAAGACCATGAGTGACACTACTTCCTCATTATCTGGCTACTACACTGAAATTGGAACAACAGAATCTAAAGAGTTTTCCTATGAATTTGAGCATCCTGACCCTAAGGACTCTAAAGACTCTACTATAACTAGCCAGTTGCTGAGGAAAGAACAGGATCATGAAACTCTTGATCATTTACACTTCTCTGTAAGTAAACCAAGGGAAGATAAATATGGGTTTGGAGAAAAAGATGAGGTTGAGAAGCAGACAACCCCTGatattttaagtaaaacatcTGGGGATTCAGCTTCTCTTGCTTTTACTTATGCTACAACTTCTGCCACTGCATATTCTTCTTCCTCATCATATAGTcatccttcctctgcctctgcATCTCTCTCAGCCAGCCGGCAATCTGGAGAGGAGCTGGAGACGCCAGCCACCACCTCAGAGACCCTCTTTAAACCTGATGTGGATAGCGCATGTTTTGAGTATTCATCTTTTAAGGAGGAGCAATCCCTTGTGATGGACTCTCCTTTCTCGAGTTCTGGTGGACTGATAAAAGATGAATACCTAGAGGTTTCTGATAAGCTGACTCCTGCTACAACAACTGCAGAATCAGCTTCCAGTCTTACAAGGTTTTCTCCACTGAGTCCTTTTGAGGAGGTCAAACCTTTCCCACCTCTTTCATCTGTTCCATGCGAAGAAGCTAAAGACCACCAAGCACTGAAAAGTACCACTACAGACAAAGGACAACATGCTGAGTCCTTTGTCAAGCCTGTAAGCACCGATGTGTCTAAGTCACCTGAATGTCCAAGAGTGCCAGATCCTTGTTCTCAACTCCCACCAAAGGAACCCACACCCCGGAGTCTGTTTGATGTTTCTCCATTACAGCGAGCAGATTCTGTGGAAAAACATCAGAGAGATGAGACAGAAGTCAGTGAGGAGGAAAATTATGAATGTGAAATGGAACAAAGCACCTTACCATGCCGAATTGAATGCCAAAGAGTTTCATCTACAATCCCAGctgaagaaaagaaaacaacacagcctatgtttgaGCAACAGGTGACCACTCAACCAAGCATAACTAGCACTCTCCCTGATGTGCTTACCTCATACACATCTCCATCACAGCAGACTTCACAGTCTGCATCAGCAAATGGACCCTTGGAGGTCAGTGCAAGTTCATCTGAGGTCCCTGTAGAAGGTACTGCTTCTCAATGGACTGAAAAACCAGGTCAACAAAGCACAGAGCAGAAAGAAGATAAACCTATCGGGCACGCAGAGAAAAAGGATGAGAAGGAGAAACAGAGCAGTGGAGAAGTGGAGCAGCAAATAGGAAAATGTCCAGAGGCTTTCCCTCCACAATATCAAGAAGATGATGACAAGGAGGAAGAGAAACTGGAACGCCCAGCTCGGCCTCTTTCCCTGGCGTCAGCTGATCAGTCCTTTCATTCATCATTCCAGCCAGATGCATTTGGAAAAGCAGGGGATGATTCCAACCTTCCTTCTGACGTAGGCATGGAAGCAACTTCCTCACATACATCATCAGCATCTGCTGGATATTCTTCCTATGAGTACAAACACAACAAAGGAGAAATCTCACCATCATTCATCAATCCAAGCCCACACCAGCTCTCTACTGATGAGGAAGAAGAGGATGAAGGGAGCGACCAGTCACAAGAAGGTGATGACAACCAGCCCTCTGTCAAAAGGCGATCCCGCaaagagcagcggcaccacacTCACAGCAAACCTGGAGATGACACTGGGTCACACCACCATCCTGGTGCCATGGCTGCTGGATTTGCTCTAGCTGGAGAAGAAACCCCTCCAACCTCTGTTAGTGAATCATTGCCTACACAGTCTGACTCTGATGTACCACCTGAGACTGAGGAGTGCCCGTCAATTACAGCAGAAGGCAACCTGGACTCTGACGAGGATGCTGAATACCTGCCTGTAGATAAATCTACTATAGCTGGTGGAAGCAGTCACCACGTGTCATCATCAAGGAGTCATGATCCTCCACCTGCGCCCATGAAGGACCCATTCCCTCATCCTCCTCACCCAGATGTGTGCATGGTTGATCCAGAGGTTCTGCCCAATGACACTAACTATACAGACAAACTGCTGAAGAAGGATGGGAAGACTAACAAAGTTGTGCGGAAGTCACTGAACAAGCCCAAATCATCCTCCCCCGCTCGCAAAACCGACACCAGAGGTAAGAAATCTCCCATCCCTGTCAAACAGGCATCCAAGGGCCCCTCACCTCGGGCTTCTCTGAAAAAGGAGGCAGAAAAGACATCTAAATTGTCAAGGATGTCTGATGGACAGGGATCCAGAGAGGAGAAAGATGAGGTATCCAAGTCCAGCCAGAACCCAGGAAAAGGACTTGTTAATGGCATCAAGAGCAGCATAG GTTCCAGTTCCCAGAAGTCCAGTTCAGTTGTACCACCAGGACCCCCCATCTACGTAGACCTGGCCTACATCCCCAATCACTGCAGTGCCAAGAATGTGGACCAGGAGTTCTTCAAGCGAGTGCGTGCTGCGTACTACGTGGTGAGCGGCAACGACACCGCCAATGGAGAACCCAGCCGCGGGGTTCTGGATGCGCTGCTTGACGGCAAGGCCCAGTGGGGGTCCAATCTCCAG GTCACTTTGATCCCTACCCATGACACCGAAGTGACA